The following are encoded together in the Streptomyces sp. NBC_00358 genome:
- a CDS encoding saccharopine dehydrogenase family protein, with product MESGQTVTVFGAYGHTGRFVVAELLERGFVPVLSGRDAEKLKESAASHPGLDIRPASVGDPASLDHALAGAAAVINCAGPFAVTAAPVIEAALRAGIPYVDVAAEIEANLDTFAHFTERARAAGTVVVPAMAFYGGFGDLLATAAMGEWTSADEVHIAYGLSGWHPTAGTRAAGTVSRERRGGRRVRYTGGRLEYREDAPPTLEWPFPEPMGPRAVIGEFSMADVVTVPSHLAVPEVRTYMTVEAATELSAPDTPAPRAVDELGRSAQTFVVDVVVRSAGVERRAVARGRDIYAVTAPLVVEAVGRILTGRTGTVGVASAGEIFDAPDFLRALSGHISFELRR from the coding sequence ATGGAGTCGGGTCAGACGGTGACGGTGTTCGGCGCGTACGGACACACCGGGCGGTTCGTGGTGGCGGAGCTGCTGGAGCGCGGGTTCGTCCCGGTCCTCTCCGGCCGCGACGCCGAGAAGCTGAAGGAGTCGGCGGCCTCGCACCCCGGACTCGACATCCGCCCGGCGTCGGTCGGCGATCCGGCCTCGCTCGATCACGCGCTGGCCGGCGCGGCGGCCGTGATCAACTGCGCCGGGCCCTTCGCCGTGACGGCGGCCCCGGTGATCGAGGCGGCCCTGCGCGCCGGAATCCCGTACGTGGACGTGGCGGCCGAGATCGAGGCCAACCTCGACACGTTCGCGCACTTCACGGAGCGCGCCCGCGCCGCGGGAACGGTGGTCGTCCCCGCCATGGCCTTCTACGGCGGCTTCGGCGACCTGCTGGCCACGGCCGCGATGGGCGAGTGGACGTCGGCCGACGAAGTGCACATCGCGTACGGGCTGAGCGGCTGGCACCCCACCGCCGGGACGCGAGCCGCGGGCACGGTCTCCCGGGAGCGGCGCGGCGGCCGGCGCGTCCGTTACACCGGAGGGCGGTTGGAGTACCGCGAGGACGCGCCGCCGACCCTGGAGTGGCCGTTCCCCGAACCGATGGGTCCGCGGGCCGTCATCGGGGAGTTCTCGATGGCCGACGTGGTCACCGTGCCCAGCCATCTCGCCGTTCCCGAGGTGCGCACGTACATGACCGTCGAGGCGGCCACGGAGCTGTCGGCCCCGGACACCCCGGCTCCGCGCGCGGTCGACGAGCTCGGGCGATCCGCGCAGACCTTCGTCGTCGATGTCGTCGTACGTTCCGCGGGCGTCGAACGCCGGGCCGTGGCCAGGGGCCGGGACATCTACGCCGTCACCGCGCCGCTGGTGGTGGAAGCGGTCGGCCGCATCCTCACGGGACGCACCGGGACGGTCGGCGTCGCCTCCGCCGGGGAGATCTTCGACGCCCCCGACTTCCTCCGCGCGCTGTCCGGGCACATCTCCTTCGAACTGCGCCGTTGA
- a CDS encoding helix-turn-helix domain-containing protein produces the protein MNSVALAVTDGMLPFELALACEVFGSAPAAVTGPWYDLALCGPKAVRAGRFLLEPDHGLDELPRADTVIVPGWTDIDQEPPADLVDAVRAAHEAGARVASLCTGAFVLAAAGLLDGRRATTHWAHTRELAARHPRVTVDPDVLYVDNGGVLTSAGKAAAMDLCLHLVRLDHGSAVANTVARHLVVPPHRDGGQAQFVTTPVPAPDHHPLAELFPWVIERLDRPLTVEDLARRARMSSRNLGRHFRSVTGTTPLQWLLTQRIRHAQELLETTDAGVDTIAAATGMGTATTLRRHFNRTVGVPPDAYRRTFRSRTRPGPDDSAQPHPRRP, from the coding sequence ATGAACTCTGTCGCGCTGGCCGTCACGGACGGGATGCTGCCCTTCGAACTGGCCCTGGCCTGCGAGGTCTTCGGGTCCGCCCCGGCCGCCGTGACGGGCCCCTGGTACGACCTGGCGCTGTGCGGGCCGAAGGCCGTGCGGGCCGGCCGTTTCCTGCTGGAGCCCGACCACGGCCTGGACGAACTCCCGCGCGCCGACACGGTGATCGTCCCGGGCTGGACCGACATCGACCAGGAGCCGCCCGCCGACCTGGTCGACGCGGTGCGCGCCGCGCACGAGGCGGGCGCACGCGTGGCCTCCCTCTGCACCGGCGCGTTCGTCCTGGCCGCCGCCGGGCTGCTGGACGGGAGGCGCGCGACCACGCACTGGGCGCACACCCGGGAGCTGGCCGCCCGGCATCCCCGGGTGACGGTGGACCCGGACGTCCTCTACGTGGACAACGGCGGCGTGCTCACCTCCGCGGGCAAGGCCGCCGCCATGGACCTGTGTCTGCACCTCGTCCGTCTCGACCACGGTTCGGCGGTCGCCAACACCGTCGCCCGCCACCTGGTCGTGCCACCCCATCGGGACGGCGGCCAGGCCCAGTTCGTCACCACCCCGGTGCCCGCTCCGGACCACCACCCGCTCGCCGAGCTGTTCCCCTGGGTGATCGAGCGGCTGGACCGTCCGCTGACCGTCGAGGACCTGGCCCGCCGGGCGCGGATGAGCTCGCGCAACCTGGGCCGCCACTTCAGGTCGGTGACCGGCACTACCCCGCTTCAGTGGCTGCTGACCCAACGGATACGCCACGCACAGGAGTTGCTGGAGACCACCGACGCCGGGGTCGACACGATCGCGGCGGCCACCGGCATGGGTACCGCCACGACACTGCGCCGACACTTCAACCGCACGGTCGGCGTGCCTCCGGACGCGTACCGCCGCACCTTCCGCTCACGGACCCGCCCCGGCCCGGACGACAGCGCACAGCCACACCCCCGGCGTCCCTGA
- a CDS encoding Cmx/CmrA family chloramphenicol efflux MFS transporter — MPLSVYILALSVFALGTSEFMLSGLLPPIADDMGVSIPRAGLLISAFAIGMVVGAPLLAVATLRLPRRTTLVALIAVFGLGQVAGALAPGYAVLFVSRVVSALACAGFWAVGASVAVAMVPVTSRARALAVMIGGLSIANILGVPAGAFLGEGLGWRSAFWAVGAASAVALVGIVTLVPPIPPPAERPRLGRELLVYRDRRVWLSVGTIALTAAGVFCAFSYLAPLLTDVAHLDKGWVPTVLALFGAGALIGAAVGGRFSDAHLFGVLISGMVADTVVLVAFALLGRYAVAAVLLSFLLGIACFSTAPALNARMFHVAAAAPTLAAATTTAAFNLGNAAGPWIGGAVIDAGLGYPATAWAGAALNTAAVCLALVSLRPNRRTPGSRVAGRADTAGSAGSAGSANNPVRSEA; from the coding sequence ATGCCCCTGTCCGTCTACATCCTCGCCCTCTCCGTCTTCGCCCTCGGCACCAGCGAGTTCATGCTGTCCGGGCTGCTGCCGCCCATCGCGGACGACATGGGCGTGAGCATCCCGCGGGCGGGCCTGCTGATCTCGGCGTTCGCGATCGGCATGGTCGTCGGTGCGCCGCTGCTCGCGGTGGCCACGCTCCGGCTGCCCAGGCGGACCACCCTCGTCGCCCTGATCGCGGTCTTCGGGCTCGGCCAGGTGGCCGGCGCCCTCGCCCCCGGGTACGCCGTGCTCTTCGTGTCCCGTGTCGTCAGCGCCCTGGCCTGCGCGGGCTTCTGGGCGGTCGGTGCCTCCGTGGCCGTCGCGATGGTGCCGGTGACCTCGCGGGCGCGGGCGCTGGCCGTGATGATCGGCGGGCTCTCGATCGCGAACATCCTGGGCGTGCCGGCGGGCGCCTTCCTCGGCGAGGGGCTCGGCTGGCGCTCCGCCTTCTGGGCCGTCGGGGCCGCCTCCGCCGTCGCGCTCGTCGGCATCGTGACCCTCGTCCCGCCCATTCCGCCCCCCGCCGAGCGCCCACGGCTCGGCCGGGAACTGCTCGTCTACCGCGACCGGCGGGTCTGGCTGTCCGTCGGCACGATCGCCCTCACCGCGGCCGGTGTCTTCTGCGCCTTCAGCTATCTCGCGCCGCTGCTCACCGATGTCGCCCACCTCGACAAGGGGTGGGTCCCGACCGTGCTGGCGCTGTTCGGCGCGGGCGCGCTCATCGGGGCGGCGGTCGGCGGCCGGTTCTCCGACGCGCACCTGTTCGGGGTGCTGATCAGCGGCATGGTGGCGGACACCGTCGTGCTCGTCGCGTTCGCCCTCCTCGGGCGGTACGCCGTCGCGGCCGTCCTGCTCTCCTTCCTCCTCGGGATCGCCTGCTTCAGCACCGCCCCGGCCCTGAACGCCCGGATGTTCCATGTCGCGGCGGCGGCCCCGACGTTGGCCGCCGCCACCACCACCGCCGCCTTCAACCTGGGCAACGCCGCCGGTCCCTGGATCGGCGGCGCCGTCATCGACGCGGGGCTCGGGTACCCGGCCACCGCCTGGGCGGGCGCGGCCCTGAACACGGCCGCCGTCTGCCTGGCCCTCGTGTCCCTGCGGCCGAACCGCCGTACGCCGGGCTCACGGGTCGCGGGCAGGGCGGACACGGCGGGCTCGGCGGGCTCGGCGGGCTCGGCGAACAATCCCGTACGTTCCGAAGCGTGA
- a CDS encoding maleylpyruvate isomerase family mycothiol-dependent enzyme, translating to MIPGDAHDVRDPELPGLLLRTERDALIPLLRARPAGDFARPTAGCPAWTVRDVLAHCSAVLTRVVESRFEPGVFSPEANDRDIAERGDWPTERVVDELERGMTEAGPAIAKAGGVLDAVALGEWVHAGDVREAFGEPGAYGGPGLPHALTLLVRVSRERDHVPLHADLDDLDDPLRLGGVPGDRPPARYIGGAETLVRLCSGRPVAKTSAYELVGAREEELNLFG from the coding sequence ATGATTCCTGGAGACGCACACGATGTACGGGACCCGGAACTGCCCGGTCTGCTCCTGCGCACCGAACGCGACGCGCTGATCCCGCTGCTGCGGGCCAGGCCCGCGGGCGACTTCGCGCGTCCGACGGCCGGGTGTCCGGCGTGGACGGTGCGGGACGTGCTGGCGCACTGCTCGGCCGTGCTGACGCGGGTCGTGGAGAGCCGGTTCGAACCCGGGGTGTTCTCGCCGGAGGCCAACGACCGCGACATCGCCGAGCGCGGTGACTGGCCGACGGAACGGGTCGTCGACGAGCTGGAGCGCGGGATGACCGAGGCGGGGCCGGCGATCGCGAAAGCCGGCGGTGTCCTCGACGCGGTCGCGCTCGGCGAGTGGGTCCACGCCGGTGACGTGCGCGAGGCGTTCGGGGAACCCGGGGCCTACGGTGGCCCGGGCCTCCCGCACGCGCTCACGCTCCTGGTCCGTGTCAGCCGCGAGCGGGACCATGTGCCGCTGCACGCGGACCTCGACGACCTCGACGACCCCCTGCGCCTGGGCGGCGTCCCCGGCGACCGGCCCCCGGCCCGCTACATCGGCGGCGCCGAGACCCTCGTACGGCTCTGCTCGGGGCGGCCCGTCGCCAAGACGTCGGCGTACGAACTGGTCGGGGCGCGGGAGGAGGAGCTGAATCTGTTCGGATGA
- a CDS encoding HD domain-containing protein — protein MAAESTRHPAHAELAKRWADTVLAARSGGSGPSPDPYAANLLDRWAEPRRRYHTTDHLLAVLDRIDVLEAHGEHAEDPAAVRLAAWFHDAVYLPDRSENEERSARLAERALAELGVGADRTAEVARLVRLTVSHDPADGDTDGAVLCDADLAILASPPAGYAAYTAAVREEYAFVPDDAFRVGRAAVMRQLLDLPRLFRTPYGERVWAEPARRNMRDELAALTRT, from the coding sequence ATGGCAGCAGAGAGCACCCGTCACCCGGCCCACGCGGAGCTGGCCAAGCGCTGGGCGGACACCGTCCTGGCCGCCCGGAGCGGCGGGTCCGGACCCTCGCCGGACCCCTACGCGGCGAACCTCCTGGACCGCTGGGCGGAACCCCGGCGCAGGTACCACACCACCGATCACCTCCTCGCGGTCCTCGACCGCATCGACGTGCTGGAGGCCCACGGGGAGCACGCCGAGGACCCGGCCGCCGTGCGGCTGGCGGCCTGGTTCCACGACGCCGTGTATCTCCCGGACCGCTCGGAGAACGAGGAGCGCTCGGCCAGGCTCGCCGAACGCGCGCTGGCCGAGCTGGGCGTCGGCGCCGACCGCACGGCCGAGGTCGCCCGGCTCGTCCGGCTCACCGTCTCCCACGACCCGGCCGACGGCGACACCGACGGCGCCGTCCTGTGCGACGCCGACCTGGCCATCCTGGCCTCGCCCCCGGCCGGGTACGCCGCCTACACCGCCGCCGTCCGCGAGGAGTACGCCTTCGTCCCCGACGACGCGTTCCGCGTGGGCCGGGCGGCCGTAATGCGTCAACTCCTGGACCTGCCACGCCTGTTCAGGACGCCGTACGGGGAGCGCGTGTGGGCGGAACCGGCGCGCCGGAACATGCGGGACGAACTGGCGGCGCTGACCCGGACGTGA